A stretch of the Zeugodacus cucurbitae isolate PBARC_wt_2022May chromosome 6, idZeuCucr1.2, whole genome shotgun sequence genome encodes the following:
- the LOC105210722 gene encoding transformer-2 sex-determining protein isoform X1, whose product MSPRSRSRSISPRRSYTKSPVRRGNGRRRHSREKVYDSRSRSVSRQPPSPPPLPTGRGGRYSEASQSSSTSLSPRHGRRVSRSRSRSTYEKRRGNRFAFSQEKPVQNRCIGVFGLSVYTTQQKIRDIFSRFGPIERIQVVIDAQTGRSRGFCFIYYEDIADAKAAKDACSGMEIDDRRIRVDYSTTQRPHTPTPGVYMGRHTRREREHNDRYRDDYRSRRRSGSPYHSRNNYRSERRRRYERSRSRSYSPRRARY is encoded by the exons ATG aGCCCACGTTCACGTAGTCGTAGCATTTCACCACGTCGTAGTTACACAAAGTCGCCAGTGCGGCGCGGCAATGGGCGCCG TCGGCATTCTAGAGAAAAGGTTTACGATTCTCGTAGTCGTTCAGTGTCACGACAACCGCCTTCACCACCGCCACTGCCAACAGGACGAGGTGGACGTTACTCCGAAGCCAGCCAAAGCTCATCAAC GTCACTCTCACCACGTCATGGTCGTCGTGTATCCCGTTCACGTTCCCGCAGCACATACGAAAAACGACGCGGTAATCGG TTTGCATTTTCGCAGGAGAAGCCCGTGCAAAATCGCTGCATAGGTGTATTTGGTTTAAGTGTGTATACAACGCAACAGAAAATACGCGATATATTCTCAAGATTTGGTCCCATCGAGCGAATACAAGTTGTAATTGATGCACAG ACTGGCCGATCACGtggattttgttttatttattatgaagaTATAGCGGATGCTAAAGCGGCCAAGGACGCTTGTTCCGGCATGGAAATCGATGATCGGCGCATACGTGTCGATTACTCAACAACACAAAggccacacacacccacacctgGCGTCTATATGGGACGACATACAAG GCGTGAACGTGAGCATAATGATCGCTATCGTGATGACTATCGTTCGCGTCGTCGTTCGGGCTCACCTTATCACAGTCGCAATAATTATCGCAGTGAGCGCCGGCGTCGTTATGAACGTAGCCGGAGTCGTTCCTATTCGCCGC GGCGTGCACGCTATTAA
- the LOC105210722 gene encoding transformer-2 sex-determining protein isoform X3, which produces MSPRSRSRSISPRRSYTKSPVRRGNGRRRHSREKVYDSRSRSVSRQPPSPPPLPTGRGGRYSEASQSSSTSLSPRHGRRVSRSRSRSTYEKRRGNREKPVQNRCIGVFGLSVYTTQQKIRDIFSRFGPIERIQVVIDAQTGRSRGFCFIYYEDIADAKAAKDACSGMEIDDRRIRVDYSTTQRPHTPTPGVYMGRHTRREREHNDRYRDDYRSRRRSGSPYHSRNNYRSERRRRYERSRSRSYSPRRARY; this is translated from the exons ATG aGCCCACGTTCACGTAGTCGTAGCATTTCACCACGTCGTAGTTACACAAAGTCGCCAGTGCGGCGCGGCAATGGGCGCCG TCGGCATTCTAGAGAAAAGGTTTACGATTCTCGTAGTCGTTCAGTGTCACGACAACCGCCTTCACCACCGCCACTGCCAACAGGACGAGGTGGACGTTACTCCGAAGCCAGCCAAAGCTCATCAAC GTCACTCTCACCACGTCATGGTCGTCGTGTATCCCGTTCACGTTCCCGCAGCACATACGAAAAACGACGCGGTAATCGG GAGAAGCCCGTGCAAAATCGCTGCATAGGTGTATTTGGTTTAAGTGTGTATACAACGCAACAGAAAATACGCGATATATTCTCAAGATTTGGTCCCATCGAGCGAATACAAGTTGTAATTGATGCACAG ACTGGCCGATCACGtggattttgttttatttattatgaagaTATAGCGGATGCTAAAGCGGCCAAGGACGCTTGTTCCGGCATGGAAATCGATGATCGGCGCATACGTGTCGATTACTCAACAACACAAAggccacacacacccacacctgGCGTCTATATGGGACGACATACAAG GCGTGAACGTGAGCATAATGATCGCTATCGTGATGACTATCGTTCGCGTCGTCGTTCGGGCTCACCTTATCACAGTCGCAATAATTATCGCAGTGAGCGCCGGCGTCGTTATGAACGTAGCCGGAGTCGTTCCTATTCGCCGC GGCGTGCACGCTATTAA
- the LOC105210722 gene encoding transformer-2 sex-determining protein isoform X2 produces the protein MSPRSRSRSISPRRSYTKSPVRRGNGRREKVYDSRSRSVSRQPPSPPPLPTGRGGRYSEASQSSSTSLSPRHGRRVSRSRSRSTYEKRRGNRFAFSQEKPVQNRCIGVFGLSVYTTQQKIRDIFSRFGPIERIQVVIDAQTGRSRGFCFIYYEDIADAKAAKDACSGMEIDDRRIRVDYSTTQRPHTPTPGVYMGRHTRREREHNDRYRDDYRSRRRSGSPYHSRNNYRSERRRRYERSRSRSYSPRRARY, from the exons ATG aGCCCACGTTCACGTAGTCGTAGCATTTCACCACGTCGTAGTTACACAAAGTCGCCAGTGCGGCGCGGCAATGGGCGCCG AGAAAAGGTTTACGATTCTCGTAGTCGTTCAGTGTCACGACAACCGCCTTCACCACCGCCACTGCCAACAGGACGAGGTGGACGTTACTCCGAAGCCAGCCAAAGCTCATCAAC GTCACTCTCACCACGTCATGGTCGTCGTGTATCCCGTTCACGTTCCCGCAGCACATACGAAAAACGACGCGGTAATCGG TTTGCATTTTCGCAGGAGAAGCCCGTGCAAAATCGCTGCATAGGTGTATTTGGTTTAAGTGTGTATACAACGCAACAGAAAATACGCGATATATTCTCAAGATTTGGTCCCATCGAGCGAATACAAGTTGTAATTGATGCACAG ACTGGCCGATCACGtggattttgttttatttattatgaagaTATAGCGGATGCTAAAGCGGCCAAGGACGCTTGTTCCGGCATGGAAATCGATGATCGGCGCATACGTGTCGATTACTCAACAACACAAAggccacacacacccacacctgGCGTCTATATGGGACGACATACAAG GCGTGAACGTGAGCATAATGATCGCTATCGTGATGACTATCGTTCGCGTCGTCGTTCGGGCTCACCTTATCACAGTCGCAATAATTATCGCAGTGAGCGCCGGCGTCGTTATGAACGTAGCCGGAGTCGTTCCTATTCGCCGC GGCGTGCACGCTATTAA